Part of the Paroedura picta isolate Pp20150507F chromosome 3, Ppicta_v3.0, whole genome shotgun sequence genome is shown below.
agtccaaccccctgctcaacgcaggagaagcccaaagcatcctagaatcatagatttggaaggggccgtacaggccatctagtccaaccccctgctcaatgcaggagcagcccaaagcatcctagaatcatagagttagaaggggccatacaggccatctagtccaaccccctgctctacgcaggatcagcccaaagcatccaagaaaagtgtgcatccaacctttgcttgaagactgccagcgagggggagctcaccacctccttaggcagcctattccactgctgaactaatcctCCATTTGTCTCTGCTCATTCTACCCATCCAGCTTCTCACAGGTGGTTCCCTGCTTCCACCCCTTGGACTCCAGCGGCCGCACCCAAAAAGCCTGATGTGACAGGGACTGAAGTCTGGATATGGACAACGCTCTTGGCTGGGCTGGGTCTGGTGCCAGTTCTTGGGATCGCTGTGTGTTTCTGGGCGAGAGAATCAGCAGGCAGGTGGGTCCAGGTGCTTTcaggggtggggtttagggagagtGAAATGGGGGAgagcacatgaagctaccttatctACTTGTACCACCAGTGCTTCTCCAGGGCCTCGGGCAGAGGACTTTTACGTGACTTGATTgttgctggagatgccagggattgaacatgggaccttctgcatgccaagcatatgGTTTACaagtgagccacagcctctccgtCCCATGCTTGGTGTACTGGAAAGCAGCGGAGTCTAATCGGGAGAGtcggttttattccccactcagagccagtttggtgtactggttaggagtgcggacttctattctggcatgccgtgttcgattctgcgctcccccacatgcagccagctgggtgaccttgggctcgccacagcactgataaaactgttctgaccgggcagtgatatcagggctctctcagcctcacccaccccacagggtgtctgttgtggggaaaggaatgggaaggcgactgtaagcccctttgagcctccttcgggtagggaaaagcggcatataagaaccaactcttcttcttcttcttcatccgcatgcagccagctgggtgaacttgggccagtaacgcaccctctttgcatatttacactctgccaacaaaacgcAGCAGAAGACTTCTACCCAAGAGCCTGGAGAGCAATTGCTGCAGAGAATATTGTGcttagatagacagatagatgattcaactcagcataaggcagcagTTTGATGAGCAGTTCTATACTAACTCACATCTGCAGCTTCCTGTGTTATGGTAGCTATGGGGAACCTAAAGGCAAAACTACTTTATATGTTCATTGTAGAGATCCCACAAAGTGACGGCAACCCCTGGGAGATGTAGGGGGCTGTACGCATGTCGCCACGTAGATGTGCAGggcttaatctttgagacaagcCCATGCTATTGGCAAGATCAACCAGGCAGCACTGGGATGAAGTACAGGCTAGGACGGCAAACCTGTTTGTTTGCTTACTGGTGCCTAAAACACTTGTGGGAGGAAGTTGGGGGAAACAAGGGGACACACCAGCAATGTGCCAATGCACtgatgctgggagggaggggggcattctAGGGTTTGCCCACAGCTCTATGAtttaaccacagagtttttgtgACTCCTAGAGCGCCCCTAACATCATGAAGTCACTTTTGTCAGCACACCAGCATGACGCCAGGGTACCtgtccctgccccccaaatcctCCCAAGGGTTGCATGGTGCAGTCTGGTGGCCATAGTCCAGAAGTTCAGCATCAGTAACATCCCTTCTGGAATGAAtatagaaatgacatcaccatatCTGGGAAATGTTGTAGGTTTCTGGTGAGCCCTAGAGTGTCTCCCGGACATACTGAGGTCATTTCCAGAACTGGATGCTGCAGCATTGGTGTGATACCAATTCTCCTCCCATTTCACTTCTGCTGCTCCATGGAGCCGTTGCAGAAGCCCAGAGGTTCAGAAAAGAAGGTCCCTGACAAAGTGAGATTCCTAGCACCACCAGGCTGAAAATGGCACCCATGTTGTGGTGTCATCATGTGCATTTTCTTGCCACACTTGAATGGTTGCCACTAGGAAATATGCATCACAACATATGCTTAAATgctatgggagagagagagagagagagagagagagagagagagagagagagagagaatttattATAGGGTATTAAGCATGAAAACTTATAGTTCCACCCTAAGGCTATattgcaatgttgttgttgttttctaggagaaacaaaagaagaaagaaggcaaTAGGTAAGGAATGAATGCAAACATTTCCTTCTTGCCCTTTCGCTAAGGCTTTATGGCCCCGTATAAgagccagttcactgggagcagccgtctagaaatcaaattataaataaatttaaaaaatattttttgaagTTCATGTAGCAggaaattccaaatgtgccccaaTGATTATACGTGTAAATCCATTATTTGTAGGAAGGATTCtgcctctctgtgtgtgtatatagctTTAAACCGTTCCTGCGGAGCCGTATAAATTAAGCAGTAAGGACAaactgggaggagaaaggggcgggccgagtccgtgataaaaacagttcctcagggcctgtaagactgagctattccaccaggcctatggttgaggcctataaAGACAATAACATCAACACCTGGCCTCCCTACAAAAGTCAACAAATATCTTTCCACCATCCAGAAATTCTTAATAATAATGCATCATACCCCCTTCCTCCTACCAAAGAGAAGGCAacaaatttttttatttttgtttggttttaatgtgGGAGTCTGATTGTTCTAACTGTGGAATGTTAATTTCTGGTTTTATTGTTGGTATGTTTCTAAACACCCAAAAAGGGAGGAACATATATCGAAGAATAAACGCTTTTTGAAATCACCATCCCTTCTTTTAACTTGCTTTTCCTTCTCACGGTGATCTTGTGAACCTAAGATCATGCTTCCCTGAGAAATCCAGCCGAAGCTCTCCTGCTACAGAACAAGGAGGTACCAGAACAGAGGAGCTTGGATGAGGTAAAGAGTGGTTGAACCATTCCTGGGGTGGGGAGATCACAGCAACGGCAGAAGAGAATCTCCTTTTCCGATTTATCTTTTTACCCTACTCATGTCACCTTCTTGTTCCAGGCGACTGCCTCTCTTCATTACGCTCAGCTGCAGCTTCCTCCAGGAAAGTCCTCCTCGATTCCTCCTCAGGACAGCCCCACCATTTATGCAGCAGTTATCTGATGCTGCTTCCGTCTCCTAcagacccgggccagggccttttcagtcctggccacaacctggtggaatgagcttccagaaggcctgcaagatggagctcttccgccaggcatatggttgaggcaggggcagctctcccactaatccatcagaagatcccctccaatactgagatctctaacatcgagatcattgttagatctattgcattggtgccttttctgaatattattctccccaccaggcggaacttgggggaagttgggtaaatatgattagaattgtgaccactgccgcttaggttatatgtgacatgttgtttgacgtaaattggggttttcatggggattttattgtgttttaactgtttgtgttgtaaaccgccctgagacctattggagaagggcggtctaaaaatgaaataataataataaataataataaaaaaggtcATCTCTCTTGATCCACCGACGAAATTTTCTGTCACTGCTTTCCTCACCTCCTTCGGTGCCTCTCTAGTTGACCTGTCCCCTCTGCTTCTCCAACTGTGACATCTATGGAATAAAGAAATCCACCCcaagtctttttgagaaagggtggaataaaagtaaAAACATAagtatgaataaatgaatgaagtttgtccaggagcacctttaagaccaacaaagttttattcaaggtcttccATGTGCGCACACACTCGCTCATGAAGGCTTATaccattttttaccattgagaagcccttgaaacattcttcaggcttcaagaaaccccagaagtggcgcgatcatgcagaataaggttgggaagcatagctatgtacacacttatcttgggcctctccccttcccactccccccatacccataattgg
Proteins encoded:
- the LOC143834399 gene encoding uncharacterized protein LOC143834399 — encoded protein: MSDEGSYVCRLPNGSETRTILEVTTGCHNNLKVSSKWLNQSSLQLSCQHCTSGTAADSFNWLLNSKQLGRRPWAHKSHLGSNVTLNPIRPAIWGRWECHSKSNLTWISEICLKKHMMKDAASHRWFPASTPWTPAAAPKKPDVTGTEVWIWTTLLAGLGLVPVLGIAVCFWARESAGRRNKRRKKAIDHASLRNPAEALLLQNKEVPEQRSLDEATASLHYAQLQLPPGKSSSIPPQDSPTIYAAVI